One genomic segment of Gottschalkia acidurici 9a includes these proteins:
- the lon gene encoding endopeptidase La, with the protein MNYKVEFRKMPVIPLRGLSIFPYMVIHFDVGRDKSINALEEAMINDSLVFLTSQKEATIDVPEVGDFYETGTICKIKQMLKLPGDTIRVLVEGINRGKIKEIIEEEPYFEAEIEEFIYDEETEKDRKTEALMRIVVDSFEEYISIGNKISGEILVSVSEIQEPGRLADVIASYIFLTPENKQRILESFHPYERLETLEMILSEETEILKLEEKISERVKKQVNKVQKEYYLREQLKAIQSELGEGEDILSEVEELKEKINKIKMPEEVKEKALKEINRLSKLPPSSSEVGIIRNYLDWIIELPWDKETKDTVDIKKSREVLDKDHYGLKDVKERILEYLAIRKLSNNMKAPIICLVGPPGVGKTSIAKSIATALSRKFVRMSLGGVRDEAEIRGHRRTYVGAIPGRIISSMKKVDSKNPVFLLDEIDKLSGDFRGDPASALLEVLDPEQNNTFTDHFLEAPFDLSKVMFITTANALNTIPGPLLDRMEVIRVSGYTEEEKLQIAIRYLLPKQLEEHGLKEENLQISENTIKDIISKYTREAGVRGLERQIANVCRKAAKRIVEEDINVVRINSSNLQNYLGIYRFSYDTINEENQVGIVTGLAWTSVGGDTLSIEVTPMNGVGKLQLTGKLGDVMKESAMAGISYIRSRAEELGIDVEFYKNKDIHIHVPEGAIPKDGPSAGITMATAVISALSNTPVYKNVAMTGEITLRGRVLPVGGIKEKVLAAHRAGITKILLPWDCKKDMEDVPNKTKKEIEFVFVKNMDEVLEHALVKEDDK; encoded by the coding sequence ATGAATTATAAAGTTGAATTCAGAAAAATGCCAGTGATACCACTTAGAGGGCTTTCAATTTTCCCCTATATGGTAATACACTTCGATGTAGGAAGAGACAAATCTATCAACGCCCTAGAAGAGGCAATGATAAATGACTCACTTGTTTTTCTAACTTCACAAAAAGAAGCTACAATAGATGTACCTGAAGTAGGTGATTTCTATGAGACAGGAACTATATGTAAAATAAAACAAATGTTAAAGTTACCAGGCGATACTATTAGAGTATTGGTAGAAGGAATAAATAGAGGGAAAATAAAAGAAATAATTGAAGAAGAGCCTTATTTTGAGGCAGAGATTGAAGAATTCATTTATGATGAGGAAACTGAAAAAGATAGAAAAACAGAAGCACTTATGAGAATTGTTGTAGATTCCTTTGAAGAGTACATAAGCATCGGAAATAAAATATCGGGAGAAATACTTGTTTCGGTGTCAGAAATACAAGAACCGGGAAGACTTGCCGATGTTATAGCATCATATATATTTTTAACTCCAGAAAATAAACAAAGAATACTAGAATCATTCCATCCATATGAAAGATTAGAAACATTGGAAATGATACTAAGTGAAGAAACAGAGATATTAAAGCTTGAAGAAAAGATAAGCGAAAGAGTGAAAAAGCAAGTAAATAAAGTACAAAAAGAGTACTATCTGAGAGAACAACTGAAGGCTATACAAAGTGAGCTAGGTGAAGGCGAAGATATATTAAGTGAAGTTGAAGAATTAAAAGAAAAAATAAATAAGATTAAAATGCCTGAAGAAGTTAAAGAAAAAGCATTAAAAGAGATAAATAGACTTTCTAAGTTACCACCTTCTTCATCAGAAGTAGGTATAATTAGAAATTATTTAGACTGGATAATAGAGTTACCTTGGGATAAGGAAACTAAAGATACAGTAGATATAAAAAAATCAAGAGAAGTACTAGATAAAGATCACTATGGACTTAAAGATGTTAAAGAGAGAATATTAGAATATTTAGCTATAAGAAAACTATCTAATAATATGAAGGCACCAATTATATGTTTAGTAGGACCGCCAGGGGTAGGTAAAACTTCTATAGCAAAGTCTATAGCTACAGCATTAAGTAGAAAATTTGTAAGAATGTCTCTTGGTGGAGTTAGGGATGAAGCTGAGATAAGAGGTCATAGAAGAACTTATGTAGGAGCAATTCCAGGAAGAATAATATCTTCAATGAAAAAAGTAGATTCTAAAAACCCAGTATTCTTACTTGATGAAATAGATAAACTAAGTGGTGACTTTAGAGGAGATCCAGCATCTGCGTTGTTAGAGGTATTAGATCCAGAGCAAAACAATACTTTTACAGATCACTTCTTAGAAGCTCCATTTGATTTATCTAAGGTTATGTTTATAACTACAGCAAATGCTCTAAACACTATACCAGGACCTCTATTAGATAGAATGGAAGTAATAAGGGTATCGGGATATACAGAAGAAGAAAAACTTCAAATAGCTATTAGATATTTACTACCAAAGCAATTAGAGGAACATGGGCTTAAAGAAGAAAATCTTCAAATATCTGAGAATACTATAAAAGATATAATAAGTAAGTATACTAGAGAAGCTGGAGTAAGGGGACTTGAAAGACAAATAGCTAATGTTTGTAGAAAAGCTGCTAAAAGAATAGTAGAGGAAGATATAAACGTAGTTAGAATAAATAGTTCAAACCTTCAAAACTACTTAGGAATATATAGATTTAGTTATGATACAATAAATGAAGAAAATCAAGTAGGTATAGTAACTGGACTTGCATGGACATCTGTTGGAGGAGATACTTTATCTATAGAAGTAACACCAATGAATGGAGTAGGAAAACTACAGCTAACAGGAAAACTTGGAGATGTTATGAAAGAATCTGCAATGGCCGGTATAAGCTATATAAGATCTCGTGCTGAAGAGTTAGGAATAGATGTAGAATTCTATAAAAATAAAGATATCCATATCCATGTTCCTGAAGGTGCTATACCTAAAGATGGACCATCTGCTGGTATAACTATGGCTACAGCAGTAATATCAGCATTATCAAATACACCAGTATATAAAAATGTAGCTATGACTGGAGAAATAACTCTAAGAGGTAGAGTATTACCTGTTGGAGGAATAAAAGAAAAGGTACTAGCCGCACATAGAGCAGGAATAACTAAAATACTACTTCCTTGGGACTGTAAAAAGGATATGGAAGATGTACCTAATAAGACAAAAAAAGAAATAGAGTTTGTGTTTGTTAAAAATATGGACGAAGTGTTAGAACATGCTTTAGTTAAAGAGGATGATAAATAA
- a CDS encoding YcdB/YcdC domain-containing protein, which yields MKKRISISLVIVMLITMVMPVISMASQDEQLQTAIKRTKSLLGIGEEYEQFDYSISKNQGTTIYDLRWLNADETSHIEAAINSEGEILSYDKYSNNDSYENRIPSITEEEGLNIAKEFIKKINPQIAENIKYTGNKYDIGIYTTDYYFRYVRTEKNIPFVNDTVNVNVDNITGEVKSFRLNWDKDIKFPSEDGVISQSEAEKSYREKVNLELMYKYNYDGKDMKPQLVYSVRDKNKSIDAKTGEVLDYSNDYYGVDDFRYKESLMFDNLKSSQANEIQLTKEEIEAIKKSQKIMSESEAESIARKFANISNDIELNYLRLDRDKSSDEYVWNLHFSKEEKDNYSFGYVLVDGKTKEVLSFNKYRGNNSKEKIKYSKDQALKIATEYLNKMQKEKSGQVEYIDIPSLNEIAYGEEEPSEYYFSFTRSVDGVLFEGDGFYIRVDSRTGEILGYSQSWYKGEIPSKDNVVSKEQAYDTFLKEGKLELQYITSPEDADNKKKETKLAYVLSNKDKLDIDAKTGKPINLGGYMEDIEEASEYTDIENSIAKNQIEMLAKLKIYLPGEKFEPKEKITQKDFLYLLAKSKNNYVKYEDTEELYKFLSRENIVRKGEKSADSTITREDAIKFIIRSLKYDKIADIQGIYNVNFKDADNIDPKLKGYIAIATGLDIVKGANGGNFNPKSELTREQGAIMIYNVLNSK from the coding sequence ATGAAAAAAAGAATTTCAATATCCTTAGTAATAGTGATGTTGATAACTATGGTTATGCCTGTTATTTCGATGGCAAGTCAAGATGAGCAACTTCAGACAGCTATTAAAAGGACTAAATCACTATTAGGAATAGGAGAAGAGTACGAACAGTTTGACTATTCTATAAGTAAAAATCAAGGAACTACTATTTATGACTTAAGATGGTTAAATGCTGATGAAACAAGTCACATAGAGGCAGCCATAAACAGTGAAGGTGAAATATTAAGTTACGATAAGTATAGTAATAATGACAGTTATGAAAACAGAATACCTAGTATAACTGAAGAAGAGGGACTAAATATAGCTAAAGAATTTATAAAAAAAATAAACCCTCAAATAGCTGAAAATATCAAATATACAGGAAATAAATATGATATAGGAATATATACAACAGACTATTACTTTAGATATGTAAGAACAGAAAAGAATATTCCATTCGTAAATGACACTGTTAATGTAAATGTTGATAATATAACAGGTGAGGTTAAAAGTTTTAGACTTAACTGGGATAAAGATATAAAATTCCCCAGTGAGGATGGAGTTATATCACAAAGTGAAGCAGAAAAATCATATAGAGAAAAAGTAAATTTAGAATTAATGTATAAGTATAATTATGATGGAAAAGACATGAAACCACAATTGGTTTACTCTGTTAGAGACAAAAATAAATCAATAGATGCTAAAACAGGAGAAGTATTAGACTATTCAAATGATTATTATGGAGTAGATGATTTTAGATATAAAGAGTCTTTAATGTTTGATAATCTGAAATCTTCTCAAGCTAATGAAATACAACTAACAAAGGAAGAGATAGAAGCTATTAAAAAGTCTCAGAAGATAATGAGTGAAAGTGAAGCAGAAAGTATAGCAAGAAAGTTTGCTAACATAAGTAATGACATTGAATTGAATTATTTAAGATTAGATAGGGACAAATCAAGTGATGAGTATGTATGGAATCTACACTTTAGTAAAGAAGAGAAAGATAACTATTCTTTTGGATATGTTCTAGTAGACGGAAAAACTAAAGAGGTATTGTCTTTTAATAAATATAGAGGCAATAATTCTAAAGAAAAAATTAAATATAGCAAAGATCAAGCCTTAAAAATAGCAACAGAATATTTAAATAAAATGCAAAAAGAAAAATCAGGACAAGTAGAATATATTGATATACCTTCTCTAAATGAGATAGCATATGGGGAAGAAGAACCTAGTGAGTACTATTTTTCATTTACAAGAAGTGTAGATGGAGTACTATTTGAAGGTGACGGATTTTACATAAGAGTAGACTCTAGAACTGGAGAAATATTAGGGTATAGTCAATCATGGTATAAAGGAGAAATACCTTCAAAGGATAATGTGGTTTCCAAAGAACAAGCATACGATACATTTCTAAAAGAAGGTAAGTTAGAATTACAGTACATTACATCTCCTGAAGATGCTGATAATAAAAAGAAAGAAACGAAGTTAGCATATGTATTGAGTAATAAAGATAAATTGGATATAGATGCTAAGACAGGAAAGCCAATAAACTTAGGTGGATATATGGAAGACATAGAAGAAGCATCTGAATATACAGATATAGAGAACAGTATAGCTAAAAACCAGATAGAGATGCTAGCAAAGCTAAAAATTTATCTACCAGGAGAAAAGTTTGAACCTAAAGAAAAGATAACTCAAAAAGACTTCTTATATTTACTAGCTAAAAGCAAAAATAATTATGTTAAATATGAAGACACAGAGGAATTGTACAAATTTCTTTCTAGAGAAAATATAGTAAGAAAAGGAGAGAAGTCTGCTGATTCCACTATAACTAGAGAAGATGCTATTAAATTTATAATAAGATCGTTAAAGTACGATAAAATAGCAGATATACAAGGAATATATAATGTAAACTTTAAAGATGCAGACAATATAGATCCAAAATTAAAAGGATATATAGCTATAGCTACAGGTTTAGATATAGTTAAGGGAGCAAATGGAGGTAACTTTAATCCTAAATCAGAACTTACAAGAGAGCAAGGAGCTATAATGATTTATAACGTTCTAAACTCTAAATAG
- the yihA gene encoding ribosome biogenesis GTP-binding protein YihA/YsxC yields the protein MKIKKAELLITAGRLDQYPPEGPLEIAFAGRSNVGKSSLINTLVNRKGLARTSGQPGKTQTVNFYSMNDEEFRLVDLPGYGYAKVSKSARQKWAEMIEIYFKNRKSLIEVILLLDIRHEPGEHDKMMYDWIKACGFNGIIVATKSDKISRGNWQKHISIIAKKLGVEDRDFIIPFSSLKKQNTEGVLDTIQTILDINSDYDPLAEIEKITEETE from the coding sequence ATGAAGATAAAAAAAGCAGAACTACTGATAACTGCTGGTAGACTGGATCAATATCCACCTGAAGGACCATTAGAGATAGCGTTTGCTGGAAGATCTAATGTAGGAAAATCATCACTTATAAATACCTTAGTGAATAGAAAAGGATTAGCAAGGACTAGTGGACAGCCTGGAAAAACTCAAACAGTTAACTTCTATTCTATGAATGATGAAGAATTTAGATTAGTTGACTTACCGGGTTATGGATATGCTAAGGTTTCTAAGTCAGCAAGACAAAAATGGGCAGAAATGATAGAAATTTATTTTAAAAATAGAAAGAGCTTAATAGAGGTAATATTACTCTTAGACATAAGACATGAGCCAGGAGAACATGACAAGATGATGTATGACTGGATCAAGGCTTGCGGGTTTAATGGAATAATAGTAGCAACAAAATCAGATAAGATATCGAGAGGTAACTGGCAAAAACATATATCTATAATAGCTAAAAAACTAGGTGTAGAAGATAGAGACTTTATAATACCATTCTCATCGTTGAAAAAGCAAAATACTGAGGGAGTTCTAGATACTATACAGACAATTTTAGATATAAATAGTGACTATGATCCGTTAGCTGAGATAGAGAAAATAACAGAAGAAACTGAATAG
- a CDS encoding YcdB/YcdC domain-containing protein gives MKKKISLALSVGVLLTTLSPVQGFAKTNNTEIVLNSEVDVEKYIPRIKSIFQIGDEYDNFYVLRNGRSDTIGLDWVNDNGNISVDIDRDGNVVGYWKHENYTNRDERVYKFPKITIEEGEKIAKDLINKVFPEISNKIEKNMKYGYDTYNMYSLGEYSYNFIRTENDVPFENNTIYVRVDNQKGEVTSFSSSIEKNLRFPGKEGIMSEDEAKELYKENVGLELMYKLRGIDNGFEPYLGYSITSIDKVVDARTKDIVSNSQQYYYHLYEYNQQEELSSEEESKLVNSKVIISKQDASEKMIDTFKLGEGYEVSGHQLVKCKEKDQYIWYMMVSKNEENYGSASRAELDAKTGQIISFSDPGSSGVYERESSKYSKEELLKKAKDFIQKSNPEKYKEVEYVENNDMYVDGEIKVYDFQFIKKLNDIKVENSGFRVTISAVTGNIVGYNYNWDDSDLPLVENIIDKDKAKSILLDDKTLELQYQSENNDQKNIKLVYDFKDKHLSIDAKTGEIIDNRNEIMNIYGKSNYRDIENSFAKDQIKRLQENIVLFEGEDFKPKSEITQKDFLSLLIQTKESFYPGSDEEFLYELLVMRNIIEDEEKNPEGKVTREEAIKYIVRAFGQEQSDDPGDIYKIGYNDEEQIDEKLKGNVAIAKGLGIISGEGNFRPKDNLRRDEAAVLIYNILNRSN, from the coding sequence ATGAAAAAGAAAATTTCATTAGCACTATCGGTAGGAGTATTACTTACAACATTATCTCCAGTACAAGGATTCGCAAAGACCAATAATACTGAAATAGTACTTAATTCAGAAGTAGATGTGGAAAAGTACATACCTAGAATAAAGTCAATTTTTCAAATAGGTGATGAGTACGATAATTTCTACGTACTTAGAAATGGTAGAAGTGACACAATTGGACTAGATTGGGTGAATGATAATGGAAATATAAGTGTAGATATCGATAGGGATGGAAATGTAGTAGGCTACTGGAAGCATGAAAACTACACAAATAGAGATGAAAGAGTCTACAAATTTCCTAAGATAACTATAGAAGAGGGAGAAAAAATTGCTAAAGATCTTATAAATAAGGTATTTCCAGAGATATCAAATAAAATTGAAAAAAATATGAAATATGGCTATGACACTTATAATATGTATAGCTTAGGAGAGTATTCATATAACTTTATAAGAACCGAAAACGATGTACCTTTTGAAAATAACACTATATATGTTCGAGTAGATAATCAGAAAGGTGAAGTCACTAGTTTTAGCTCAAGTATTGAAAAAAATCTTAGATTCCCAGGTAAAGAAGGGATAATGTCAGAAGATGAGGCTAAAGAGTTATATAAAGAGAATGTAGGACTAGAGTTAATGTATAAGTTAAGAGGAATAGACAATGGATTTGAACCCTATTTAGGATACAGTATAACTAGCATAGATAAAGTAGTAGATGCTAGGACAAAAGATATAGTAAGTAATTCACAACAATACTATTATCATCTATATGAATACAATCAACAGGAAGAATTATCAAGTGAAGAGGAAAGTAAGTTAGTAAATTCCAAAGTAATAATAAGTAAGCAAGACGCAAGTGAAAAAATGATAGACACATTCAAGCTAGGTGAAGGTTATGAAGTATCTGGACATCAACTGGTAAAATGCAAAGAAAAAGATCAGTATATATGGTATATGATGGTTTCAAAAAATGAAGAAAACTATGGTTCAGCTTCAAGAGCAGAGCTAGATGCTAAGACAGGTCAAATTATAAGTTTCTCTGATCCTGGATCAAGTGGTGTTTACGAAAGAGAGAGTTCGAAATATAGTAAAGAAGAATTACTCAAAAAAGCAAAAGACTTTATACAAAAGAGTAATCCTGAAAAGTATAAAGAGGTAGAGTATGTAGAAAATAATGATATGTACGTAGACGGTGAAATTAAAGTATATGATTTTCAGTTTATTAAAAAATTAAATGATATTAAAGTTGAAAATAGTGGATTTAGAGTGACGATAAGTGCTGTTACAGGAAATATAGTTGGCTATAATTATAATTGGGATGATTCAGACCTTCCTTTAGTAGAAAATATCATAGACAAAGATAAAGCAAAGAGTATATTACTAGATGATAAAACACTAGAGCTTCAATATCAAAGTGAAAATAACGATCAAAAGAATATCAAATTAGTATATGACTTTAAAGATAAACACTTATCAATAGATGCAAAAACAGGAGAGATTATAGATAATAGAAATGAAATAATGAATATATATGGTAAAAGTAATTACAGAGATATAGAAAATAGCTTTGCAAAAGATCAGATAAAAAGATTACAAGAAAACATTGTTTTATTTGAAGGTGAAGATTTCAAACCAAAGTCAGAGATAACACAAAAAGATTTTTTAAGTTTACTTATACAAACTAAAGAATCTTTTTATCCAGGAAGTGATGAAGAATTTTTATATGAATTATTGGTTATGAGGAACATTATAGAAGATGAAGAAAAAAATCCAGAAGGAAAGGTAACGAGAGAAGAAGCTATAAAATATATAGTTAGAGCTTTTGGACAAGAACAATCAGACGATCCAGGAGATATCTATAAGATAGGCTATAATGATGAAGAGCAGATAGACGAGAAACTAAAGGGCAATGTTGCAATAGCTAAAGGATTAGGAATTATAAGTGGAGAAGGAAACTTCAGACCAAAAGATAACTTGAGAAGAGATGAAGCAGCTGTATTAATATACAATATACTAAATAGAAGTAACTAG
- a CDS encoding ATP-binding protein produces MISLKFKTSVILRSNLSEIKNTIEGILHSMGEFLKQEDLIFDIRLILNELVINSAIHGNNLDESKKIELKIEINDSSIKVEVVDEGEGFTYDKNAYNPLDLNPNGRGLVIVDGLSDELLIESNRVEVVKYYNPIIS; encoded by the coding sequence GTGATTAGTTTGAAATTCAAGACTAGTGTTATACTCAGAAGTAATTTATCAGAGATAAAAAATACAATAGAAGGAATATTGCATAGCATGGGAGAATTTTTAAAACAAGAAGATTTAATTTTTGATATAAGGTTAATTCTAAATGAACTAGTGATAAATAGTGCTATACATGGTAACAACTTAGATGAGAGTAAGAAGATAGAATTAAAAATAGAGATAAATGACAGTTCTATAAAAGTAGAGGTAGTAGATGAGGGTGAAGGCTTTACATATGATAAAAATGCATACAATCCTTTAGATTTAAACCCAAATGGAAGGGGACTTGTAATAGTAGATGGTTTAAGTGATGAACTTTTGATAGAAAGTAATAGGGTAGAGGTAGTTAAGTATTACAATCCGATAATATCATAA
- a CDS encoding HD domain-containing phosphohydrolase, which translates to MRAQIIAKEANQKFQNLQALEGELSIETKTDLEAKIIETNTSIEKAKRDFSSTLDSLKKGEINTNKGIISVNNPLNDTENILDHINKDWEKYSEAVSVIVESSEISKDTIEALEYINENSEKLIYESDFLVQKILENNNDRINKSTSIMIILLIVFTVLITITLRELTKYIITPLDKLFGEIDKVGVLKKDFKNNYFVNNELTPIVSEIDEGFKKLNGLIELIENISKDMSFDEVLNYIYNSFSPFIPYQHIGIALLNEEKQELEASYGISEPSIGDLPKKLVGIKAKLSDTSLENIIKNSMARTINDLEKYVYGKETDYNRVLLSEGIKSSISLPLRVNRKVIGVIFFSSVNKNVYKEEHINFLETIASSIAISFNKSIFIDELIYSSTLALAKMAESRDEDTGEHLEGMKQYTKLIAECLVKDGLYLEQLTISYIKDLEKFAPMHDIGKVGVPDGILLKAGKLTDEEFKAMRNHAIYGGEILRVAEENIMKQHRSLYKLGIEIAEGHHEKWDGTGYPHNVSGEDIPLSARIVAMADVFDALTSKRVYKEAFSFEKSFNIIVEGKGKHFDPYIVESFINHKDDIFKLYKSFNHQQ; encoded by the coding sequence ATGCGAGCACAGATAATTGCTAAGGAAGCAAATCAAAAATTTCAAAATCTTCAAGCACTTGAAGGAGAACTATCTATAGAAACAAAAACTGATCTTGAAGCCAAGATAATTGAAACTAACACTTCAATTGAAAAAGCTAAAAGAGACTTTAGTTCTACATTAGATTCATTAAAAAAAGGTGAGATTAACACTAATAAGGGTATTATTAGTGTTAATAATCCTCTTAATGATACAGAAAACATATTAGATCATATAAATAAGGATTGGGAGAAATATAGCGAGGCAGTTTCAGTAATTGTAGAGAGTAGTGAAATTAGTAAAGATACAATAGAAGCACTAGAATATATTAATGAAAATAGTGAGAAGTTAATTTATGAATCTGACTTTTTAGTTCAAAAAATACTAGAGAACAATAATGATAGAATAAATAAAAGTACAAGTATAATGATTATTTTACTTATTGTATTTACGGTATTAATAACTATAACTTTAAGGGAACTAACAAAATATATTATTACACCATTGGACAAGCTGTTTGGAGAAATAGATAAGGTAGGAGTTTTAAAAAAGGATTTTAAAAATAATTATTTTGTGAATAATGAGTTAACTCCTATAGTTTCTGAAATTGATGAAGGATTTAAAAAGCTCAATGGGCTAATTGAGCTTATTGAAAATATAAGTAAAGATATGTCCTTTGATGAAGTATTAAACTATATTTACAATTCATTCTCTCCTTTTATTCCTTATCAACATATTGGTATAGCTTTATTAAATGAAGAAAAACAAGAGCTAGAGGCTTCTTATGGTATTTCAGAACCCAGTATAGGCGATTTACCAAAAAAATTAGTTGGAATAAAAGCTAAATTAAGTGATACAAGCCTGGAGAATATTATAAAAAACAGTATGGCTAGAACTATAAATGATTTAGAAAAGTATGTATATGGAAAAGAAACAGATTATAACAGAGTATTGCTATCAGAAGGTATAAAATCTTCAATTAGCTTACCATTAAGGGTTAATAGAAAAGTTATAGGAGTTATATTTTTCTCTAGTGTAAATAAAAATGTTTATAAAGAAGAACATATTAACTTTTTAGAGACTATTGCAAGCAGTATTGCAATCAGCTTTAATAAAAGTATATTCATAGATGAACTTATTTATAGTAGTACATTAGCACTGGCTAAGATGGCTGAGTCAAGAGATGAAGACACTGGTGAACACTTAGAGGGTATGAAACAATACACTAAATTAATTGCCGAGTGCTTAGTAAAAGACGGATTATATTTAGAACAATTAACTATTTCATATATTAAAGACTTAGAGAAATTTGCACCTATGCACGATATAGGAAAAGTCGGAGTGCCTGATGGAATATTACTTAAAGCAGGAAAATTAACTGATGAAGAATTTAAAGCAATGAGAAATCATGCAATTTATGGAGGCGAAATTTTAAGAGTTGCTGAAGAAAATATAATGAAGCAACATAGAAGTCTTTATAAGTTAGGAATAGAGATAGCAGAAGGTCACCATGAGAAATGGGATGGAACAGGATATCCTCATAATGTATCTGGAGAAGATATTCCGTTAAGTGCTAGAATTGTTGCTATGGCAGATGTATTTGATGCTTTAACAAGTAAGAGAGTTTACAAAGAGGCTTTTTCTTTTGAGAAATCCTTTAATATTATTGTTGAGGGTAAAGGAAAACACTTTGATCCATACATAGTAGAAAGTTTCATTAATCACAAAGATGATATATTTAAGCTATATAAAAGCTTCAATCATCAACAATAA
- a CDS encoding nitrate/sulfite reductase, whose protein sequence is MEKHYGNLQRIVDGKRKYGITPNILGGFILPEDLERIAKVAKKYNGVLKLTSGQRILITNLNEEDLPKIWDELDMEPAVVTQNSVKNIEICPAGFCKRVKYNTIGIGVKLFNKYHQMEVPCRTKIGVAGCRNACGSVYSKDIGVVADINGLLIVTAGGSAGFNPRLSDIVERDLTEEKALVLIDNIFNYYKENAEPGEKLGDFIDRIGLDKFKKDVSLNC, encoded by the coding sequence ATGGAAAAACACTATGGTAACTTACAGAGGATAGTAGATGGAAAAAGAAAGTATGGTATAACTCCAAATATATTAGGAGGATTCATATTGCCAGAAGATTTAGAGAGAATAGCAAAAGTGGCTAAAAAATATAATGGAGTATTAAAATTAACATCAGGGCAAAGAATACTTATAACAAACCTAAATGAAGAAGATCTACCTAAGATATGGGATGAACTGGATATGGAACCAGCAGTAGTAACTCAAAACTCAGTAAAAAATATTGAGATATGTCCAGCAGGATTTTGTAAAAGAGTAAAGTATAATACTATTGGTATAGGGGTAAAGCTATTTAATAAGTATCACCAGATGGAAGTACCATGTAGGACTAAAATAGGTGTAGCAGGATGTAGAAATGCGTGTGGTAGTGTATATAGTAAAGATATTGGTGTAGTTGCAGATATTAATGGTTTGTTGATAGTAACAGCAGGAGGATCTGCAGGATTTAATCCACGATTATCAGATATTGTAGAACGAGATTTAACAGAGGAAAAAGCACTGGTTCTAATAGACAATATATTTAATTACTATAAGGAGAATGCAGAGCCAGGTGAAAAATTGGGAGACTTTATAGATCGAATAGGACTTGATAAGTTCAAAAAAGATGTAAGCTTAAATTGTTAA
- the rd gene encoding rubredoxin, translating to MDKYVCIPCGYIYDPADGDPDGGIAPGTAFADIPDDWVCPICGVSKDDFELYQD from the coding sequence ATGGATAAATACGTTTGTATACCATGTGGTTACATATATGACCCTGCTGATGGAGACCCAGATGGAGGTATAGCTCCTGGAACTGCTTTTGCTGATATTCCAGATGACTGGGTATGTCCTATATGTGGAGTAAGTAAAGACGATTTTGAATTATATCAAGACTAG